In the genome of Bacteroidota bacterium, one region contains:
- a CDS encoding NAD(P)H-dependent oxidoreductase, whose amino-acid sequence GVTDDAVKIQAAIEGAHAVILATPEYHGSYSSVMKLVIENMGFPSRLSRKPVALLGVAAGRIGAIKALEHLRSVASHVGAIVLPGPVSIANVQAVFDESGTLNDAGVEKLIRKLVTGLIDYLRDTTCPEEAFEAFTRANTA is encoded by the coding sequence CGGGCGTAACCGATGATGCGGTAAAGATTCAGGCTGCAATAGAAGGTGCGCATGCAGTAATCCTGGCGACTCCGGAATATCACGGCAGCTATTCCAGTGTCATGAAGCTTGTAATCGAAAATATGGGTTTCCCATCCCGGCTTTCCAGAAAACCTGTTGCATTGCTTGGGGTGGCTGCAGGCCGCATTGGCGCCATTAAAGCGTTAGAGCATCTCCGCAGCGTTGCCTCCCATGTGGGCGCAATAGTGCTACCGGGGCCGGTCTCTATTGCAAACGTGCAAGCAGTTTTTGATGAATCGGGTACGCTGAATGATGCAGGGGTTGAAAAGCTTATCCGCAAACTGGTGACCGGGTTGATCGACTATCTGCGTGACACAACGTGTCCGGAGGAAGCATTTGAGGCTTTTACGCGCGCCAATACAGCTTGA
- a CDS encoding cupin domain-containing protein has product MSERKVRVVRPGDKKHTIFGAGDEYRYFATAKETDGHYFFLEGIVPPGGGPPPHIQTREEEAFYILEGTVTFYAHEKAIDAGPGTYLNIPKGAKHSFKNNTEETARMLIFFAPAGVEGLFDEMAGDTKSAAQPEQALDIMNEVGEKYGLQFFTE; this is encoded by the coding sequence ATGTCAGAAAGAAAAGTCAGGGTTGTGCGACCGGGAGATAAAAAGCACACCATTTTTGGTGCCGGCGATGAATACCGGTATTTTGCAACAGCTAAAGAGACTGATGGTCACTACTTTTTTCTTGAGGGTATAGTACCTCCCGGTGGTGGACCGCCGCCACACATACAGACGCGGGAAGAGGAAGCATTCTATATTTTGGAAGGGACTGTTACGTTTTACGCACACGAGAAGGCTATAGATGCTGGCCCAGGCACTTACCTTAATATCCCCAAAGGGGCAAAACACAGTTTTAAGAATAACACGGAAGAAACAGCCCGTATGCTCATATTTTTTGCGCCGGCAGGTGTAGAAGGCTTATTTGATGAGATGGCTGGAGATACAAAAAGTGCTGCGCAGCCTGAGCAGGCACTGGATATTATGAACGAGGTGGGAGAGAAGTACGGATTACAGTTCTTTACTGAATGA
- a CDS encoding ABC transporter ATP-binding protein codes for MDTPQRFESVRKLWYLLKPYRAQVLGLSLLISASAALGTIGPQFIRYAFDTVIPSGEMQLFIWLGGAFMAFYLIRACVNYAGMYYSFAFTQNIISDIRMRSYTRLLRLPVERFTAERSGSMVSRVVSDVNALQGMIQAGSTRLAGQLFSILVILAIVISMNWQLALVNLVIVPALAYITRHYQEPMRQASRLIRARVGEMTAVASEVISNIQVVKSFASEQNETQKFGTENNAYVQFNLDRRKDVGMMESLVTVTAEYGIGAILLFGGWQIVQGALSVGELTAFLLYQRMLQRPVMSVMFFNNQLQSGMAALERVSALLDTETEQDGDVQERPKGNVSFDAVTFTYPGTQEPVLKSLSFDITPGQTVAFVGPSGAGKSTVTRLLARFFDPQAGTITIGERNIQAFALETLRQAIAIVPQEPTLFSGTVRENIGYARPDATTADIEEAARIANAHHFILDLEEGYETKIGERGVKLSGGQKQRIAIARAILKKANMLILDEATASLDSESEAIIQDALAGAFSTNNNLMTLVIAHRLSTIQDADRILVLEAGKLSESGTHQALMAQKGLYSHLYELQFRAESMDVS; via the coding sequence ATGGATACACCGCAGCGGTTTGAAAGTGTTCGCAAACTCTGGTACCTCTTGAAGCCTTACAGGGCGCAGGTACTTGGGCTGTCTCTATTGATCAGTGCTTCTGCTGCATTGGGGACGATAGGTCCGCAGTTTATACGGTATGCGTTTGACACAGTAATACCGAGTGGCGAAATGCAGCTGTTCATTTGGCTTGGGGGCGCATTCATGGCCTTCTACCTCATACGTGCGTGTGTTAACTACGCCGGCATGTATTACAGCTTTGCTTTCACCCAGAATATCATCAGCGATATACGGATGCGATCGTACACGCGCCTGCTTCGTTTACCGGTTGAGCGGTTCACAGCTGAGCGCTCGGGTTCGATGGTATCGCGTGTGGTATCCGATGTCAACGCCCTGCAAGGCATGATCCAGGCCGGCTCCACGCGCCTGGCGGGACAACTCTTCAGTATCCTGGTGATCCTTGCGATCGTAATCTCAATGAACTGGCAACTTGCGCTCGTCAATCTTGTGATTGTGCCGGCATTGGCCTACATCACACGTCATTACCAGGAGCCTATGCGACAGGCTTCCCGGCTCATTCGAGCCCGTGTCGGGGAAATGACGGCTGTTGCAAGCGAAGTAATCAGCAATATTCAGGTTGTGAAATCATTTGCCAGTGAGCAGAATGAAACGCAGAAGTTTGGCACCGAGAACAACGCCTACGTCCAGTTTAACCTGGACCGCCGCAAAGATGTCGGGATGATGGAAAGCCTCGTTACCGTTACAGCAGAATACGGTATCGGCGCGATCTTGCTTTTTGGTGGATGGCAAATAGTTCAGGGGGCATTGAGTGTTGGTGAGCTTACTGCGTTCTTGCTGTATCAACGGATGCTGCAGCGCCCCGTGATGTCCGTCATGTTTTTTAACAACCAGTTGCAGTCGGGGATGGCGGCCCTCGAGCGGGTGTCGGCCCTATTGGATACGGAAACAGAACAAGATGGAGATGTACAGGAACGCCCCAAGGGCAACGTTTCTTTTGATGCAGTTACGTTTACGTATCCGGGTACACAAGAGCCTGTGCTGAAGTCACTATCATTTGACATCACGCCCGGACAGACCGTGGCTTTTGTTGGTCCATCAGGTGCGGGTAAAAGTACAGTTACCCGCTTGCTGGCGCGCTTTTTTGACCCACAGGCCGGCACGATCACCATCGGTGAGCGCAATATCCAGGCCTTCGCCCTTGAGACCTTGCGGCAAGCCATTGCAATTGTGCCGCAAGAGCCCACCTTGTTCTCAGGTACGGTCCGCGAGAATATAGGCTATGCACGTCCGGATGCAACAACCGCAGATATTGAAGAAGCAGCGCGTATCGCAAATGCGCACCATTTTATCCTTGACCTGGAAGAAGGATATGAGACTAAAATTGGTGAGCGCGGGGTGAAGCTCTCGGGTGGACAAAAGCAGCGGATTGCCATCGCGCGCGCAATCTTGAAGAAAGCCAATATGCTGATTTTAGACGAAGCAACGGCTAGCCTCGATAGCGAGTCTGAAGCGATCATCCAGGATGCACTCGCCGGCGCTTTTTCAACAAACAACAACCTGATGACCCTCGTGATTGCGCATCGATTGTCTACCATTCAGGATGCTGACCGTATTCTGGTGCTGGAAGCCGGCAAACTCAGTGAATCGGGTACACACCAGGCGCTGATGGCGCAGAAAGGCTTGTACAGTCATTTGTATGAACTACAGTTTAGAGCTGAGTCTATGGATGTTAGTTAG
- a CDS encoding low temperature requirement protein A, protein MSTLKTHVRPMVGRDKDETHRAATPLELFFDLISVIAIAAAATELHHAIAEDHLGEGLIGFVLTFFGIWWAWMNFTWFASAYDTDDVPYRIAVMVMMVGALLFAAGVPVLFTGSTLLGLGGYIIMRLALVSLWLRAAKHDKDRRTTAMRYAIGITIVQIAWVVMFFTAPPELFMPLYFLLIGCELAVPVYAERAGSTTWHRHHIVERYGLLTIIVLGESFVALVAAVAATSDFSLQHTELSLWILAGLIIVFTMWWIYFSENDYAALNSMASGFLWGYGHFLVFAAVTAVGAGLAVGVDVITDHAAVGKGMAVAAVNVPLAIFILSVWMVHERYAANGFVQTMLMPLVAVLILVSSFLESGVLIAAVLMIVCLTLKLRYQSHRVMQVSAAG, encoded by the coding sequence ATGAGTACTTTGAAAACGCATGTGCGACCAATGGTTGGCCGCGACAAAGATGAGACACATCGGGCAGCAACGCCGCTAGAGCTGTTCTTTGACCTGATATCTGTTATTGCCATTGCCGCAGCTGCTACAGAGTTGCACCATGCAATTGCTGAGGATCACCTGGGCGAGGGGCTGATCGGATTTGTGCTTACCTTCTTCGGAATCTGGTGGGCCTGGATGAATTTTACCTGGTTTGCCTCTGCGTATGATACCGATGATGTACCTTATCGCATTGCGGTGATGGTAATGATGGTTGGTGCACTTCTTTTTGCCGCCGGCGTCCCGGTCTTGTTTACGGGAAGCACGCTGTTGGGCCTTGGCGGTTACATCATCATGCGACTTGCCCTCGTAAGTTTATGGTTGCGCGCCGCAAAACATGATAAAGACCGCAGAACAACGGCCATGCGCTACGCTATTGGTATTACCATCGTTCAGATAGCCTGGGTTGTTATGTTTTTTACAGCCCCCCCTGAGCTCTTTATGCCGTTGTATTTTCTTCTGATTGGTTGCGAGTTGGCTGTGCCGGTTTACGCGGAGCGCGCCGGCTCTACCACGTGGCACCGTCATCATATTGTCGAACGGTATGGGCTATTGACCATCATCGTGTTGGGGGAGTCTTTTGTCGCATTGGTCGCGGCCGTAGCTGCGACTTCAGACTTTTCGCTGCAGCACACTGAATTGAGCCTGTGGATTCTGGCCGGCCTCATCATTGTTTTTACTATGTGGTGGATCTACTTCAGCGAAAATGACTACGCTGCGCTGAATTCCATGGCTTCGGGCTTTCTCTGGGGATATGGACACTTTCTCGTTTTTGCAGCTGTGACGGCTGTGGGGGCAGGTCTTGCTGTAGGTGTCGACGTAATCACAGACCATGCAGCCGTTGGCAAAGGGATGGCAGTGGCTGCGGTGAACGTACCGCTTGCCATATTTATCCTTAGCGTGTGGATGGTCCATGAACGGTACGCAGCAAATGGATTTGTCCAGACGATGCTGATGCCGTTAGTTGCGGTGCTGATCCTTGTTAGCAGCTTTCTGGAAAGCGGGGTGCTCATTGCTGCAGTACTGATGATCGTATGCCTTACCCTGAAGTTGCGCTACCAATCTCACCGTGTCATGCAGGTTTCGGCTGCCGGTTAG
- a CDS encoding FG-GAP-like repeat-containing protein, giving the protein MRYTAYIAVLFCVLCIPAPLLAQNFQLSTQTAGLDINDAQDHNGVAVADYDMDGDLDIYMVAYFQYDPDRPKTWNRLYQNDGNGQFTDVTAEAGVLSKVNGFARGGMGNKFGASWADYDNDGDPDLFLTNVGPEILFKNEGNGTFTDVTEAAGLSHSDGSATSSSVWWDLDLDGDLDLYVSVWADSDSPNRLYENLGDGTFKDISLGSGLQDGGLTWTSIPIDANNDGLPDLYVVNDFGPNKFYVNNGDKSFTEATAAYGLEDEGHGMGVTVGDYNNDGFFDIYLTNIEEYYLNPLFVNTGNGSFENQAVERGVSGAGWAWGTEFFDCDHDGDLDLYVANGFLIEPFSNVFFTNQLVGTNLLEYTNVSEKSGANGEAEARGLVVFDSDNDGDLDLLVANWRETPYLYTNESPSLNWLKVDLEGTVSNRDAFGATLTVHANGQTYHRYHDGVDFLGQSVQPVHFGVSYANMIDELVIRWPNGTEETLYNIPTNQTIKVVEGHGLSATSTEDGGQLPGEDFTLFRAYPNPFSENTHVSFNLPHAGDVDLAVYNILGQEVYSTKTSLTAGKHDLPLRSAAFATSGMYIYRLIWENKVYSGVLSRIK; this is encoded by the coding sequence ATGCGCTACACTGCTTATATAGCTGTGTTGTTTTGCGTCTTGTGCATTCCAGCTCCACTGCTTGCACAAAACTTCCAGCTTTCTACCCAAACCGCCGGCCTCGATATCAATGATGCCCAGGACCACAACGGTGTCGCTGTTGCCGATTACGATATGGATGGCGATCTCGACATCTATATGGTTGCTTACTTTCAGTACGACCCAGATCGCCCCAAAACCTGGAACCGCCTCTATCAAAACGATGGAAACGGTCAGTTTACTGATGTGACGGCAGAAGCCGGCGTGTTAAGTAAAGTGAACGGATTTGCGCGCGGTGGCATGGGTAATAAATTTGGTGCCTCTTGGGCTGATTATGACAACGACGGCGACCCGGACCTTTTCCTCACCAATGTGGGTCCAGAAATTCTCTTCAAGAATGAAGGTAACGGTACCTTTACAGACGTTACAGAAGCCGCCGGGCTGTCGCACAGCGATGGAAGTGCGACGTCCAGCTCAGTGTGGTGGGATTTAGACCTTGATGGTGATCTCGACTTGTATGTTAGCGTATGGGCTGACTCCGATTCCCCCAATCGGTTATACGAAAACCTGGGAGATGGCACATTCAAAGATATATCCCTGGGTTCAGGACTGCAGGACGGAGGGCTAACCTGGACGTCTATTCCTATAGACGCCAATAACGATGGCCTGCCAGACCTCTACGTGGTTAATGATTTTGGCCCTAACAAATTTTATGTCAACAACGGAGACAAGAGTTTTACAGAAGCAACCGCGGCATATGGACTTGAAGACGAAGGGCATGGAATGGGGGTAACAGTCGGGGATTATAACAATGATGGATTCTTTGATATTTATCTCACTAACATCGAAGAATATTATCTTAATCCGCTTTTTGTAAATACTGGGAATGGCAGCTTTGAAAATCAGGCGGTCGAGCGGGGTGTAAGCGGTGCCGGTTGGGCATGGGGTACTGAGTTTTTTGATTGTGACCACGATGGCGATCTCGACCTCTACGTTGCCAATGGCTTTCTGATTGAGCCATTCAGTAATGTCTTTTTCACAAACCAACTGGTGGGTACCAACCTGCTTGAATACACAAACGTATCTGAAAAATCTGGTGCAAATGGCGAAGCAGAAGCCAGGGGACTGGTCGTCTTTGATTCTGACAACGATGGCGACCTCGACCTGCTCGTTGCCAACTGGAGAGAAACGCCCTATCTGTACACGAATGAATCGCCATCCCTAAATTGGCTTAAAGTTGATCTGGAAGGCACAGTCTCGAACCGCGACGCGTTTGGCGCTACATTAACAGTACACGCAAATGGGCAAACATATCATAGATACCACGATGGCGTGGATTTCCTGGGACAAAGTGTGCAACCGGTACATTTTGGCGTCTCGTATGCAAACATGATTGATGAGTTAGTCATTCGTTGGCCCAACGGTACAGAAGAAACCCTCTACAATATTCCAACAAACCAAACGATCAAAGTTGTAGAAGGCCATGGACTTTCAGCGACAAGCACTGAAGATGGAGGACAACTTCCAGGAGAAGACTTTACCCTCTTTCGTGCATATCCCAACCCGTTTAGCGAAAACACCCATGTTTCTTTCAACCTACCCCACGCAGGCGACGTTGATTTAGCTGTTTACAACATCCTTGGCCAGGAAGTCTATAGCACAAAAACTTCATTGACTGCCGGCAAACACGACCTCCCTTTGCGTAGCGCAGCCTTTGCTACGAGCGGCATGTATATCTACCGCCTCATCTGGGAAAACAAAGTATATTCCGGCGTACTTTCGCGGATTAAATAG